The proteins below are encoded in one region of Thermoanaerobaculia bacterium:
- a CDS encoding plastocyanin/azurin family copper-binding protein, whose amino-acid sequence MLRKIFLIAGVAAWTACGGGGGSSPTENKTSPPAGATGTVNVQVGDNFFSPQSVRVQPGQTVQWMLVGQMTNHTVTDTGGAFDSGFLDHSGATFSHTFGSGDSGKTFNYQCQTHASLGMKGSVQVGANAPPPSPGY is encoded by the coding sequence ATGCTCAGAAAGATTTTCCTGATCGCCGGGGTCGCCGCGTGGACCGCATGCGGGGGGGGCGGCGGCTCGTCTCCGACCGAGAACAAGACGAGTCCCCCCGCCGGCGCGACCGGGACCGTCAACGTGCAGGTGGGCGACAACTTCTTCAGTCCCCAGTCGGTGCGTGTCCAGCCCGGGCAGACCGTCCAATGGATGCTGGTCGGACAGATGACGAACCACACCGTGACCGACACCGGCGGCGCGTTCGACAGCGGGTTTCTCGACCACTCGGGCGCGACGTTCTCCCACACGTTCGGCAGCGGCGACTCGGGCAAGACGTTCAACTATCAGTGCCAGACGCACGCCTCGCTCGGGATGAAGGGGTCGGTGCAGGTGGGGGCGAATGCGCCGCCGCCCTCTC